Proteins from a single region of Salipiger sp. H15:
- a CDS encoding ABC transporter substrate-binding protein, producing the protein MTRPMTRFSLSLAALLLGSAAAFAQQDDLIIALQLEPPHLDPTSAAAGAIDSVLYTNVFEGLTKFAEDGSIHPGLAESWDISEDGTSYTFHLHEGVTFHDGTAMDAEDVKFSLDRARAEDSQNAQKALFAGIEEVTVVDPLTVQVTLKAPDGAFLFNMAWGDAVIVAPESIEGIKSHPVGTGPFAFTSWTQGDSISLDRNDAYWGEAPKLGHVTFRFISDPTAAFAAMMAQDIDAYAGFPAPENLPQFEADPRFQVLVGSTEGETILAMNNGIEPFDDPQVREAVAHAIDRQAIIDGAMFGLGTPIGTHFAPHNPDYVDLTELSDYDPEKSKTLLADAGFPDGFTTTLKLPPPSYARRGGEIIAAQLRAVGIQTEITNLEWAQWLEEVFRGKDFGLTIVSHTEPMDINIYARPDYYFQYDNPAFQELMAQLTATTDPAARSELLKQAQRIIAEDHVNAFLFQLAFPTVADARLHGLWKNQPTQATDLTGVYWDQ; encoded by the coding sequence ATGACCCGCCCGATGACCCGCTTCAGCCTTTCCCTCGCCGCGCTGCTGCTCGGCTCCGCCGCCGCCTTCGCGCAGCAGGACGACCTGATCATCGCGCTGCAGCTCGAGCCGCCGCATCTCGATCCCACCTCGGCCGCGGCCGGGGCGATCGACTCGGTGCTCTACACCAACGTCTTCGAGGGGCTGACGAAATTCGCCGAGGACGGCTCGATCCACCCGGGCCTCGCCGAGAGCTGGGACATTTCCGAGGACGGCACCAGCTACACCTTCCACCTGCACGAGGGGGTGACCTTCCACGACGGCACCGCGATGGACGCCGAGGACGTGAAGTTCAGCCTCGACCGCGCCCGCGCCGAGGACAGCCAGAACGCCCAGAAGGCGCTCTTTGCCGGGATCGAGGAAGTCACCGTGGTCGATCCGCTGACCGTGCAGGTGACGCTCAAGGCCCCCGACGGCGCGTTCCTCTTCAACATGGCCTGGGGCGACGCGGTGATCGTCGCGCCCGAGAGCATCGAGGGCATCAAGTCCCACCCGGTCGGCACCGGGCCCTTCGCCTTCACCAGCTGGACGCAGGGCGACAGCATCAGCCTCGACCGCAATGACGCCTACTGGGGCGAGGCGCCGAAGCTCGGCCACGTGACCTTCCGCTTCATCTCGGACCCGACCGCCGCCTTCGCAGCGATGATGGCGCAGGACATCGACGCCTATGCCGGCTTCCCGGCGCCGGAGAACCTGCCGCAGTTCGAGGCCGATCCGCGCTTCCAGGTGCTGGTGGGCTCGACCGAGGGCGAGACGATCCTCGCGATGAACAACGGCATCGAGCCCTTCGACGATCCGCAGGTGCGCGAGGCGGTGGCCCATGCCATCGACCGGCAGGCGATCATCGACGGCGCCATGTTCGGGCTCGGCACGCCGATCGGCACGCATTTCGCGCCGCACAACCCCGATTACGTCGACCTGACCGAGCTGTCGGACTACGACCCCGAGAAGTCGAAGACGCTGCTCGCCGACGCGGGCTTCCCCGACGGCTTCACCACCACGCTGAAGCTGCCGCCGCCCTCCTACGCCCGCCGCGGCGGCGAGATCATCGCCGCGCAGCTGCGCGCCGTCGGCATCCAGACCGAGATCACCAACCTCGAATGGGCGCAGTGGCTCGAGGAAGTGTTCCGCGGCAAGGACTTCGGCCTGACCATCGTCAGCCATACCGAGCCGATGGACATCAACATCTATGCCCGGCCGGACTATTACTTCCAGTACGACAACCCGGCCTTCCAGGAGCTGATGGCGCAGCTCACCGCCACCACCGACCCGGCGGCGCGCTCGGAGCTGCTGAAGCAGGCGCAGCGGATCATCGCCGAGGACCACGTCAACGCCTTCCTCTTCCAGCTGGCCTTCCCGACCGTCGCCGATGCCCGGCTGCACGGGCTGTGGAAGAACCAGCCGACGCAGGCCACCGATCTGACCGGCGTCTACTGGGACCAGTGA
- the panC gene encoding pantoate--beta-alanine ligase — translation MTAPLLRTKAALRAAVLGWKAAGESIGVVPTMGALHAGHLSLVEAAKAGCDRVIVTIFVNPKQFNNAADLENYPRTELADAEKLAPFGVDAIYVPGPAEIYPEGFATTVSVAGLTEGLCGAHRPGHFDGVTTVVSKLFLQTGADRAYFGEKDYQQLQVVTRMARDLDIPCEVIGCATVREADGLALSSRNVLLPADVRAAAPALHRVLRQVAERLRDDESFGPVTAQARAALHEAGFTEVEYLDLRAADGLAPMTRLDRPARLLIAAWLGGVRLIDNIAVG, via the coding sequence ATGACCGCTCCCCTCCTGCGAACCAAGGCGGCGCTGCGCGCGGCGGTGCTCGGCTGGAAGGCCGCCGGCGAAAGCATCGGCGTCGTGCCCACCATGGGCGCGCTGCACGCCGGGCACCTCAGCCTTGTCGAGGCGGCCAAGGCCGGCTGCGACCGGGTGATCGTCACGATCTTCGTCAACCCCAAGCAGTTCAACAATGCCGCCGACCTCGAGAACTACCCGCGCACCGAGCTGGCCGATGCCGAGAAGCTCGCGCCCTTCGGAGTGGATGCGATCTACGTGCCGGGCCCCGCGGAGATCTACCCCGAGGGCTTCGCCACCACGGTCTCGGTCGCCGGGCTGACCGAGGGGCTCTGCGGCGCGCACCGGCCGGGGCATTTCGACGGGGTGACCACGGTGGTCAGCAAGCTCTTCCTGCAGACCGGGGCGGACCGCGCCTATTTCGGCGAGAAGGACTACCAGCAGCTGCAGGTGGTGACCCGCATGGCGCGCGATCTCGACATCCCCTGCGAGGTGATCGGCTGCGCCACGGTGCGCGAGGCCGACGGGCTGGCGCTGTCGTCCCGCAACGTGCTGCTGCCCGCCGACGTGCGCGCCGCCGCGCCGGCGCTGCACCGGGTGCTGCGGCAGGTGGCCGAGCGGCTGCGCGACGACGAGAGCTTCGGCCCGGTCACCGCGCAGGCGCGGGCGGCGCTGCACGAGGCGGGGTTCACCGAGGTCGAGTACCTCGACCTGCGCGCCGCCGACGGGCTGGCGCCGATGACCCGGCTCGACCGGCCGGCGCGGCTGCTGATCGCCGCCTGGCTGGGCGGGGTGCGGCTGATCGACAATATCGCGGTCGGCTAG
- the smc gene encoding chromosome segregation protein SMC, whose product MQFTRLRLTGFKSFVDPTDLVIADGLTGVVGPNGCGKSNLLEALRWVMGENRAKAMRGAGMEDVIFAGAHSRPARNFAEVSLTIDNGDRLAPAGFNDQDQLEIVRRITRDVGSAYKVNSKDVRARDVQMLFADASTGAHSPALVRQGQISELINAKPQNRRRILEEAAGISGLYQRRHEAELKLNNTEANLLRVDDVIEQLAAQMTQLDRQARQAQRYRAIGAELRQAEGLLLYRRWMEAEEARQAAEAVLRGLVTAAAQAESAARAAERARAERDEALPPLREEEAIAAAILQRLAVQRDALVEQEARAQDTITTLARRIEQIAHDIEREGALNRDAGETIAQLEWEARELAKAAEGHDDRLADAADAASEASAVLQDREAALTQQTEDVARLAARHQSAHRYLADLRKALLRHEGEADRAREAVAAARGTLAGATGAMEEAQQRSEAAQAMAARAEELLAQADEARTDCQSREAEARAERSEAEGETSALRAEVGALTRLLERDTAEGGQILDRLQVAPGFEKALGAALADDLRAPEVGAGTASGWALLPRYESQQMLPEGAEPLSQHVTVPGVLMRRMSQIGLVAAAEGARLQPLLKPGQRLVSREGDLWRWDGFRASAGDAPSAAALRLEQLNRLEVLKAEMARTEARAEALRVSHDALVARLADLTRADKVARETRREADREVNEAMRAFNRAESERSMAESRLESLGLAVSRHEGEAEVARRQVLEAERALSELGDLESARALAEDVRMTVEAARMTMMTRRSAHDELRREGEARKGRQQTVTKELSGWRHRLETAEKRSAELSERKAVHERELAEARAVPDELAGRRDDLARSLEEAGERRAAAADMLSAAESAMRAAIAAERDAERAASEAREARAGAEARVEAARETVAAAAERIEDEQETTPEKLLARLDVSPAAMPASEAIEADVNRLKRQRDALGAVNLRAEEDAREVRTEHDTLAQEKTDLEEAVRTLRAGISSLNREGRERLLTAFDQVNANFRLLFTHLFNGGEANLVMVESDDPLEAGLEIMCQPPGKKLSTLSLLSGGEQTLTALALIFAVFLANPAPICVLDEVDAPLDDANVTRFCDLLDEMCRRTETRFLIITHHAVTMSRMDRLFGVTMQEQGVSQLVSVDLKKAERLVA is encoded by the coding sequence GTGCAGTTCACACGGCTTCGATTGACGGGCTTCAAGAGCTTCGTCGACCCTACCGATCTCGTCATCGCGGACGGTCTGACCGGGGTTGTCGGGCCGAACGGCTGCGGCAAGTCGAACCTGCTCGAGGCGCTGCGCTGGGTGATGGGCGAGAACCGCGCCAAGGCGATGCGCGGCGCGGGCATGGAAGACGTGATCTTCGCCGGCGCCCATTCGCGCCCCGCCCGCAACTTCGCCGAGGTGTCGCTGACCATCGACAACGGCGACCGGCTCGCCCCCGCCGGGTTCAACGACCAGGACCAGCTCGAGATCGTCCGCCGGATCACCCGCGACGTCGGCTCGGCCTACAAGGTGAACTCCAAGGACGTGCGGGCGCGCGACGTGCAGATGCTCTTCGCCGATGCCTCGACCGGCGCGCATTCGCCCGCGCTGGTGCGGCAGGGGCAGATTTCCGAGCTGATCAACGCCAAGCCGCAGAACCGCCGCCGCATCCTCGAGGAGGCCGCGGGCATCTCGGGACTTTACCAGCGCCGCCACGAGGCGGAGCTGAAGCTGAACAACACCGAGGCCAACCTGCTGCGCGTCGACGACGTGATCGAGCAGCTCGCGGCGCAGATGACCCAGCTCGACCGGCAGGCCCGGCAGGCGCAGCGCTACCGCGCCATCGGCGCCGAGCTGCGCCAGGCCGAGGGGCTGCTGCTCTACCGCCGCTGGATGGAGGCCGAGGAGGCCCGGCAGGCCGCCGAGGCCGTGCTGCGCGGCCTCGTCACCGCCGCCGCGCAGGCCGAGAGCGCCGCCCGCGCCGCCGAGCGCGCCCGCGCCGAGCGCGACGAGGCGCTGCCGCCGCTGCGCGAGGAGGAGGCCATCGCCGCGGCCATCCTGCAGCGGCTTGCCGTGCAGCGCGACGCGCTGGTCGAGCAGGAGGCCCGCGCGCAGGACACGATCACGACGCTCGCCCGCCGCATCGAGCAGATCGCCCATGACATCGAGCGCGAGGGCGCGCTCAACCGCGACGCGGGCGAGACCATCGCCCAGCTCGAATGGGAGGCGCGCGAGCTGGCCAAGGCCGCCGAGGGTCATGACGACCGGCTCGCGGATGCCGCCGACGCCGCCTCCGAGGCCTCGGCCGTGCTGCAGGACCGCGAGGCGGCGCTGACCCAGCAGACCGAGGACGTGGCGCGGCTCGCGGCCCGGCACCAGTCGGCGCACCGCTACCTTGCCGACCTGCGCAAGGCGCTCCTGCGCCACGAGGGCGAGGCGGACCGGGCGCGCGAGGCGGTGGCCGCGGCGCGCGGCACGCTCGCCGGGGCGACCGGTGCGATGGAGGAGGCGCAGCAGCGCTCCGAGGCGGCGCAGGCCATGGCCGCCCGCGCCGAGGAGCTGCTGGCGCAGGCCGACGAGGCGCGCACCGACTGCCAGTCGCGCGAGGCCGAGGCCCGCGCCGAACGGTCGGAGGCCGAGGGCGAGACCAGCGCGCTGCGCGCCGAGGTCGGCGCGCTGACCCGGCTGCTGGAGCGCGACACCGCCGAGGGCGGGCAGATCCTCGACCGGCTGCAGGTGGCCCCGGGCTTCGAGAAGGCGCTCGGCGCCGCGCTCGCCGACGATCTGCGCGCGCCCGAGGTGGGCGCGGGCACCGCGTCGGGCTGGGCGCTGCTGCCGCGCTACGAGAGCCAGCAGATGCTGCCCGAAGGGGCCGAGCCGCTGTCGCAGCACGTCACCGTGCCCGGCGTGCTGATGCGCCGGATGAGCCAGATCGGCCTTGTCGCCGCGGCCGAGGGTGCGCGGTTGCAGCCGCTGCTGAAGCCCGGCCAGCGCCTCGTCAGCCGCGAGGGCGACCTCTGGCGCTGGGACGGGTTCCGCGCCTCGGCCGGGGATGCGCCCTCGGCCGCCGCGCTGCGGCTCGAGCAGCTCAACCGGCTCGAGGTGCTGAAGGCCGAGATGGCCCGGACCGAGGCCCGCGCCGAGGCGCTGCGCGTCTCGCATGACGCGCTGGTGGCGCGGCTCGCCGATCTCACCCGCGCCGACAAGGTGGCGCGCGAGACCCGGCGCGAGGCCGACCGCGAGGTCAACGAGGCGATGCGCGCCTTCAACCGCGCCGAGAGCGAGCGCAGCATGGCCGAGAGTCGTCTGGAAAGCCTCGGGCTGGCGGTGAGCCGCCACGAGGGCGAGGCCGAGGTGGCGCGGAGGCAGGTGCTCGAGGCCGAGCGGGCGCTGTCGGAGCTGGGCGATCTCGAAAGCGCCCGGGCGCTGGCCGAGGACGTGCGGATGACGGTCGAGGCGGCGCGCATGACGATGATGACCCGCCGCTCGGCGCATGACGAGCTGCGCCGCGAGGGCGAGGCCCGCAAGGGCCGGCAGCAGACCGTGACCAAGGAGCTCTCGGGCTGGCGCCACAGGCTCGAGACCGCCGAGAAGCGCAGCGCCGAGCTTTCCGAGCGCAAGGCGGTGCACGAGCGCGAGCTGGCCGAGGCCCGCGCCGTGCCGGACGAGCTGGCCGGCAGGCGCGACGACCTCGCCCGCTCGCTCGAGGAGGCCGGCGAGCGCCGCGCCGCCGCCGCCGACATGCTCTCGGCCGCGGAAAGCGCCATGCGCGCCGCCATCGCCGCCGAGCGCGACGCGGAACGCGCCGCCTCCGAGGCGCGCGAGGCCCGCGCCGGCGCTGAGGCCCGGGTCGAGGCCGCGCGCGAGACCGTGGCGGCCGCCGCCGAGCGCATCGAGGACGAGCAGGAGACCACCCCCGAGAAGCTGCTGGCGCGGCTCGACGTGTCCCCCGCCGCCATGCCCGCCTCCGAGGCGATCGAGGCCGACGTGAACCGGCTCAAGCGCCAGCGCGACGCGCTCGGCGCGGTCAACCTGCGCGCCGAGGAGGACGCCCGCGAGGTGCGCACCGAGCATGACACGCTGGCGCAGGAGAAGACCGATCTCGAGGAGGCGGTGCGCACCCTGCGCGCGGGCATCTCGTCGCTGAACCGCGAGGGGCGCGAGCGGCTGCTCACCGCCTTCGACCAGGTGAACGCCAACTTCCGCCTGCTCTTCACCCATCTCTTCAACGGCGGCGAGGCCAACCTCGTCATGGTCGAGAGCGACGACCCGCTCGAGGCCGGGCTCGAGATCATGTGCCAGCCGCCGGGCAAGAAGCTCTCGACGCTGTCGCTGCTCTCGGGCGGCGAGCAGACGCTGACCGCGCTGGCGCTGATCTTCGCGGTCTTCCTCGCCAACCCGGCGCCGATCTGCGTGCTCGACGAGGTCGACGCGCCGCTCGACGATGCCAACGTGACGCGCTTCTGCGACCTGCTCGACGAGATGTGCCGCCGCACCGAGACGCGCTTCCTGATCATCACCCACCACGCGGTGACGATGAGCCGGATGGACCGGCTCTTCGGCGTCACCATGCAGGAGCAGGGTGTCAGCCAGCTGGTGTCGGTGGATCTGAAGAAGGCCGAGCGGCTGGTCGCCTGA
- the panB gene encoding 3-methyl-2-oxobutanoate hydroxymethyltransferase, with protein MSATARKSAPLPEDIRARKGGVPLVSLTAYTTPMAQAMDGHCDFVLVGDSVGMVLHGLPSTLGVTMEMMILHGQAVRRGLSKAMMVVDLPFGSYEEGPQQAFRNAARIMAETGAAAVKLEGGVTMEETIRFLVQRGIPVMGHVGLTPQSIHTLGGYKVQGRGAAAEALRADARAVAGAGAFAVVLEKVPAALADRVTAELPIPTIGIGASAGCDGQILVVDDMLGAFTAFSPKFVKRYAALGHQAEAAIEEYAAEVRAREFPGPEHVFAEEAPEKKT; from the coding sequence ATGAGCGCCACGGCCCGCAAGAGCGCCCCGCTTCCCGAGGACATCCGCGCCCGCAAGGGCGGCGTGCCGCTGGTCAGCCTCACCGCCTACACGACCCCGATGGCGCAGGCGATGGACGGCCATTGCGACTTCGTGCTGGTCGGCGATTCCGTCGGCATGGTGCTGCACGGGCTGCCCTCGACCCTCGGCGTCACCATGGAGATGATGATCCTGCACGGGCAGGCGGTGCGGCGCGGCCTCTCGAAGGCGATGATGGTCGTCGACCTGCCCTTCGGCAGCTACGAGGAGGGCCCGCAGCAGGCCTTCCGCAACGCCGCGCGGATCATGGCCGAGACCGGCGCCGCGGCGGTCAAGCTCGAGGGCGGCGTGACCATGGAGGAGACCATCCGCTTCCTCGTGCAGCGCGGCATCCCGGTGATGGGCCATGTCGGGCTGACGCCGCAGTCGATCCACACGCTCGGCGGCTACAAGGTGCAGGGCCGCGGCGCCGCCGCCGAGGCGCTGCGCGCCGACGCCCGCGCGGTGGCCGGGGCCGGGGCCTTCGCCGTGGTGCTCGAGAAGGTGCCGGCGGCGCTGGCCGACCGGGTGACCGCCGAGCTGCCGATCCCGACCATCGGCATCGGCGCCTCGGCCGGCTGCGACGGGCAGATCCTCGTGGTCGACGACATGCTGGGGGCGTTCACCGCCTTCAGCCCGAAATTCGTGAAACGCTACGCCGCGCTTGGCCACCAGGCCGAGGCGGCGATCGAGGAATACGCGGCGGAGGTGCGCGCCCGGGAGTTCCCCGGCCCCGAGCACGTCTTTGCCGAGGAAGCTCCGGAGAAGAAGACATGA